One segment of Massilia sp. Se16.2.3 DNA contains the following:
- a CDS encoding TonB-dependent siderophore receptor: MAATLGAAFPALAQDTAAAAKPDTTTSAPAQPIQKVEVRGGADSYDPRRDDTASKVVIGQEEIAKYGDTSVVDVLKRVPGITVSSPNGRGGEIRMRGLGAGYTQILLNGERAPAGFSIDQLSPDVIERIEVLRAASAEYSTQSVAGTINIVLKKAIRSGQREFKIGARAGQFRGPTANMQLSDKAGRMSYSIAGSVMHETFDRSAVSDEAAFGPDGNPILVQHTDGVEDGRLNLFNLAPRLNWTLENGDTVTSQSFVNVARFRNHGVDTTASVLGPVAPYPVLDEAMRSDNDVLRTELNWIHKMADGAKLDVKAGLVGGRNTTIMRRWAAVRPLDNVVRSDSEELGATTVGKYSKTVAKGHAFATGWDAGWSVREDERRESETGRPVYPELPGGEQFEAEVSRLAVYAQDEWSLTPRWSVYLGARWEGIRTRTTGNTFDTGRSSSNVWSPVLQTLWKIPETKGDQLRFALTRTYKAPPLTSLIPRRQTAVDNRSTDPDYAGNPDLKPELALGLDASWEHYWAEGALLSVSGSVRRIDDYTRWLVAFDGARWVAMPSNAGRAITRGLEVETKFPLKALLKDAPAIDLRASVAANWSRVDGVPGPDNRLDGQNPLSANLGIDYKRGDLTTGASFAWKGGANLRLSERQTSILERRRDLEAYALYKFNPKQQLRVALSNILGEDFVNRGSFLEEGRGLVQRNARIEGAPSLRATLELKF, translated from the coding sequence ATGGCTGCCACCCTCGGCGCCGCCTTTCCCGCCCTTGCCCAGGACACGGCCGCCGCCGCCAAACCCGACACCACGACATCCGCGCCCGCCCAGCCCATCCAGAAGGTCGAAGTGCGCGGCGGCGCCGACAGCTATGACCCGCGCCGCGACGATACCGCCAGCAAGGTCGTCATCGGCCAGGAAGAAATCGCGAAGTATGGCGACACCAGCGTCGTCGACGTATTGAAGCGCGTGCCCGGCATCACAGTCAGCAGCCCGAACGGACGCGGCGGCGAAATCCGCATGCGCGGCCTCGGCGCCGGCTATACCCAGATCCTGCTCAACGGCGAACGCGCCCCGGCAGGCTTTTCCATCGACCAGCTCTCGCCCGACGTCATCGAGCGCATCGAGGTACTGCGCGCGGCCAGCGCCGAATATTCGACCCAGTCGGTGGCCGGCACCATCAACATCGTGCTGAAAAAAGCGATCCGCAGCGGCCAGCGCGAATTCAAGATCGGGGCGCGCGCCGGCCAGTTCCGCGGCCCGACGGCCAACATGCAGCTCTCCGACAAAGCCGGCAGGATGTCGTATTCGATCGCCGGCAGCGTGATGCACGAAACTTTCGACCGCAGCGCCGTCAGCGACGAGGCGGCCTTCGGCCCGGACGGCAACCCGATCCTCGTCCAGCACACCGACGGCGTCGAGGACGGGCGGCTGAACCTGTTCAACCTGGCGCCGCGCCTGAACTGGACGCTCGAGAACGGCGACACCGTCACCTCGCAGAGCTTCGTCAACGTGGCGCGCTTTCGCAACCACGGCGTCGACACGACGGCCAGTGTGCTCGGACCTGTCGCGCCATACCCCGTGCTGGACGAGGCCATGCGTTCGGACAACGACGTGCTGCGCACGGAGCTGAACTGGATCCACAAGATGGCCGATGGCGCCAAGCTCGACGTCAAGGCGGGCCTGGTCGGCGGCCGGAACACCACCATCATGCGGCGCTGGGCCGCCGTGCGCCCGCTCGACAACGTGGTGCGTTCCGACAGCGAGGAGCTTGGCGCCACCACGGTCGGCAAGTACAGCAAGACGGTGGCAAAGGGCCACGCGTTCGCCACGGGCTGGGATGCCGGCTGGTCGGTGCGCGAGGACGAGCGCCGCGAAAGCGAGACGGGGCGTCCCGTTTACCCGGAACTGCCTGGCGGCGAACAGTTCGAGGCGGAAGTGTCGCGCCTGGCCGTGTATGCCCAGGACGAATGGAGCTTGACCCCGCGCTGGTCGGTCTACCTGGGCGCGCGCTGGGAAGGCATCCGCACGCGCACGACCGGCAATACCTTCGATACCGGGCGTTCCAGTTCGAACGTGTGGAGCCCGGTGCTGCAGACGCTGTGGAAGATCCCGGAAACCAAGGGCGACCAGCTGCGCTTTGCCCTCACGCGCACCTACAAGGCGCCGCCGCTCACCAGCCTGATCCCGCGCCGCCAGACGGCGGTCGACAACCGCTCGACCGATCCCGATTACGCCGGCAACCCGGACCTGAAGCCCGAACTGGCGCTGGGCCTGGACGCCTCCTGGGAACACTACTGGGCCGAGGGCGCGCTGCTGTCGGTCAGCGGCTCGGTGCGCCGCATCGACGACTACACGCGCTGGCTGGTCGCCTTCGACGGCGCGCGCTGGGTGGCGATGCCATCGAACGCCGGGCGCGCCATCACGCGCGGCCTGGAAGTGGAAACGAAGTTCCCGCTGAAAGCGCTCCTGAAGGATGCGCCGGCAATCGACCTGCGTGCCAGCGTGGCGGCCAACTGGTCGCGCGTCGATGGCGTACCGGGACCGGACAACCGCCTCGACGGCCAGAATCCGCTGTCGGCCAACCTCGGCATCGATTACAAGCGCGGCGACCTGACGACGGGCGCCAGCTTCGCCTGGAAGGGAGGCGCAAACCTGCGCCTGTCGGAGCGCCAGACCAGCATCCTCGAGAGACGGCGCGACCTGGAAGCGTATGCCCTGTACAAGTTCAATCCGAAGCAGCAGCTGCGCGTGGCCCTGTCGAACATCCTGGGCGAGGACTTCGTCAACCGCGGCAGCTTCCTGGAAGAGGGGCGCGGCCTGGTGCAACGGAACGCGCGCATCGAGGGCGCACCCAGCCTGCGCGCCACGCTGGAACTGAAATTCTGA
- the asd gene encoding archaetidylserine decarboxylase (Phosphatidylserine decarboxylase is synthesized as a single chain precursor. Generation of the pyruvoyl active site from a Ser is coupled to cleavage of a Gly-Ser bond between the larger (beta) and smaller (alpha chains). It is an integral membrane protein.) — protein sequence MSDRFKVLPQYVLPKQALTSFAGRVAGHRGGRMTTRLIRWFVAKYGVNMDEAANSDIASYPSFNEFFTRPLKDGVRPLAQADFVCPVDGAISQFGAIDDHHILQAKGHKFTTTQLVGGDATLAAHFQHGSFANLYLSPKDYHRLHMPCDGRLTRMIYVPGALFSVNPTTARGVPGLFARNERVVCVFESEQFGTFVMVLVGATIVGSMATPWHGVVNPQRNGRISEWTYDSQPVVLKKGEEMGRFLLGSTVVMLFKEKTIAFNPDWAPERKVRLGEMMGNRPA from the coding sequence GTGTCCGACCGCTTCAAAGTTCTGCCGCAATATGTCCTGCCCAAGCAGGCCCTGACCTCGTTCGCCGGGCGCGTCGCCGGCCATCGCGGGGGCCGGATGACGACCCGCCTGATCCGCTGGTTCGTCGCCAAGTACGGCGTCAACATGGACGAGGCGGCCAATTCGGACATCGCCAGCTACCCGAGCTTCAACGAGTTCTTCACCCGCCCGTTGAAGGATGGCGTGCGCCCGCTGGCGCAGGCCGACTTCGTCTGCCCGGTCGACGGTGCGATCAGCCAGTTCGGCGCGATCGACGACCACCATATCCTGCAGGCCAAGGGCCACAAGTTCACCACCACCCAGCTCGTCGGCGGCGATGCCACGCTCGCGGCGCACTTCCAGCACGGCAGCTTCGCCAACCTGTACCTGAGCCCGAAGGATTACCACCGCCTGCACATGCCCTGCGACGGGCGCCTGACGCGCATGATCTACGTGCCGGGCGCGCTGTTCTCGGTGAACCCGACCACGGCGCGCGGCGTGCCGGGCCTGTTCGCGCGCAACGAGCGCGTGGTGTGCGTGTTCGAGTCCGAACAGTTCGGCACCTTCGTGATGGTGCTGGTCGGCGCGACCATCGTCGGCAGCATGGCCACGCCCTGGCATGGCGTCGTCAACCCGCAGCGCAACGGCCGCATCTCGGAGTGGACCTACGATTCGCAGCCGGTCGTCCTGAAAAAGGGCGAAGAGATGGGCCGCTTCCTGCTGGGCTCGACGGTCGTGATGCTGTTCAAGGAAAAGACGATCGCCTTCAATCCGGACTGGGCGCCGGAGCGCAAGGTGCGCCTGGGCGAGATGATGGGCAACCGGCCGGCCTGA
- a CDS encoding DUF4190 domain-containing protein, which translates to MKLPGMMFCRCCGKEIHESAPACPQCGGLQHAAPAAVARPGEPGLWLPIGGLICGLLSAMALLDDAPLDHDTATGIFLFSVIGLVFGIVSMRNQEAGKKMAIAAVILSVIALLALIGNFVD; encoded by the coding sequence ATGAAGTTACCGGGAATGATGTTTTGCCGATGCTGCGGCAAGGAGATCCACGAATCGGCGCCCGCCTGCCCCCAGTGCGGCGGCTTGCAGCACGCCGCGCCTGCCGCGGTGGCCAGGCCGGGCGAGCCCGGACTGTGGCTGCCGATCGGCGGACTGATCTGCGGTCTCCTGAGCGCGATGGCCCTGCTCGACGACGCGCCGCTGGACCACGATACCGCCACCGGCATCTTCCTCTTCAGCGTCATCGGCCTCGTGTTCGGCATCGTCAGCATGCGCAACCAGGAGGCCGGCAAGAAGATGGCGATTGCCGCCGTCATCCTCTCGGTCATTGCCCTGCTGGCCCTCATCGGCAACTTCGTCGACTGA
- the pepA gene encoding flocculation-associated PEP-CTERM protein PepA, with protein sequence MTFLKKLGCAAALAVSVSAAQAAPILNDWVFNPNGGGYHKGQDIGEYLDINGSGFIQLKATSATSFTFTEHAVFNLSQADSNGKLFPLNYTGGNISAVLVAYGTGTYGKDFTFTGGTIRMYQNPVTGQYGSTAGYYGANLGNLIASFDVLMGGGGNVDAKGSPLSNGQVSVFASAQPGMLAAGYFFDRRGNDLSRFAVDAFAFTNASTTSRPGSRLVSEVACGLAGFKGPGCGKGSYKNVAGDHFFIGGNGQFKIASEVPEPGSVALFGVALLGVAAVRRRRVR encoded by the coding sequence ATGACCTTCCTTAAAAAACTCGGCTGCGCCGCAGCCCTCGCAGTGTCCGTCAGCGCCGCGCAGGCAGCGCCGATCCTGAACGACTGGGTATTCAATCCGAATGGTGGCGGGTACCATAAAGGCCAGGATATCGGCGAGTACCTCGACATCAACGGCAGCGGCTTCATCCAGCTGAAGGCCACCAGCGCCACCTCGTTCACGTTCACCGAACACGCCGTGTTCAACCTGTCGCAGGCCGACAGCAACGGCAAGCTGTTCCCGCTGAACTACACCGGCGGTAACATCAGCGCCGTGCTGGTCGCCTATGGCACCGGCACGTACGGCAAGGACTTCACGTTCACCGGCGGCACCATCCGCATGTACCAGAACCCGGTGACCGGCCAGTATGGCTCGACCGCGGGCTACTACGGTGCCAACCTGGGCAACCTGATCGCCTCGTTCGACGTCCTGATGGGCGGCGGCGGCAACGTCGACGCCAAGGGCAGCCCGCTCAGCAACGGCCAGGTCAGCGTCTTCGCCTCGGCGCAGCCGGGCATGCTGGCAGCGGGTTACTTCTTCGACCGCCGGGGCAACGACCTGTCGCGCTTCGCGGTCGACGCCTTCGCCTTCACCAACGCCAGCACCACCTCGCGTCCAGGCAGCCGCCTGGTCAGCGAAGTGGCCTGCGGCCTGGCCGGCTTCAAGGGTCCCGGCTGCGGCAAGGGCAGCTACAAGAACGTCGCCGGCGACCACTTCTTCATCGGCGGCAACGGCCAGTTCAAGATCGCCAGCGAAGTGCCGGAGCCAGGTTCGGTCGCGCTGTTCGGCGTCGCCCTGCTCGGCGTGGCCGCGGTTCGTCGCCGTCGCGTACGCTGA
- a CDS encoding LysR substrate-binding domain-containing protein: MPPARLTANSPDLLARIACSGAGIAASSELFAQPLVKKGELVRVLPEWDLPAATGWAVFPGRRLMPAKTRAFLDMMDEMFCGEVARSG, from the coding sequence GTGCCGCCGGCGCGGCTGACGGCGAACTCGCCCGACCTGCTGGCGCGCATCGCCTGCAGCGGTGCCGGCATTGCCGCCAGCTCGGAACTGTTCGCCCAGCCATTGGTAAAAAAGGGGGAGTTGGTGCGGGTACTGCCGGAGTGGGACTTGCCGGCGGCAACCGGCTGGGCGGTCTTCCCGGGCCGGCGCCTGATGCCGGCCAAGACCCGCGCTTTTCTCGACATGATGGACGAGATGTTTTGCGGCGAAGTGGCCAGGTCCGGCTGA
- a CDS encoding LysR substrate-binding domain-containing protein — protein sequence MEVEPNDLLLFARIVEAGSFSAAALRVGQPKSTVSRRIAQLESTLGERLLQRTTRKLMVTEFGASLLEHARKVADEAEAAGALAQHRQAAPSGRLRISLPADFANLGMSAMIGRFLDRYPAVNVELDLSPRRVDLVAENFDIAIRMGDLPDDSSLNARRVTLQRFGLYASPCYTALRGLPEHPDDLLGHDLLCLLSRSGGAVPWVLQRGKVRWGRACRRRG from the coding sequence ATGGAAGTGGAACCGAATGACTTGTTGCTGTTCGCCCGCATCGTCGAGGCCGGCTCGTTCAGCGCGGCGGCACTGCGGGTAGGGCAGCCGAAGTCGACGGTGTCGCGCCGCATCGCCCAATTGGAAAGTACGCTCGGCGAACGGCTCCTGCAGCGCACCACACGCAAATTGATGGTGACGGAATTCGGCGCCAGCCTGCTCGAACACGCGCGCAAGGTGGCCGACGAAGCCGAGGCTGCCGGGGCGCTGGCCCAGCATCGCCAGGCTGCGCCCAGCGGGCGCTTGCGCATCTCGCTGCCGGCCGATTTCGCCAACCTCGGCATGAGCGCGATGATCGGGCGCTTCCTCGATCGCTATCCGGCCGTGAACGTCGAACTCGACCTGTCGCCGCGCCGGGTCGACCTGGTGGCGGAGAACTTCGACATCGCCATCCGCATGGGCGACCTGCCGGACGATTCCTCGCTGAACGCGCGCCGCGTCACCCTGCAGCGCTTCGGCCTGTACGCCTCGCCCTGCTACACGGCGCTGCGCGGCCTGCCCGAGCATCCGGACGACCTGCTGGGCCACGACCTGCTGTGCCTGCTCAGCCGCAGCGGCGGCGCCGTGCCCTGGGTGCTCCAGCGCGGCAAGGTGCGCTGGGGGCGCGCGTGCCGCCGGCGCGGCTGA
- a CDS encoding FMN-dependent NADH-azoreductase, producing the protein MNILHITSSLRGAESESNRVAASIVSRLTAANPDAAVVSRDLARNPHPQLDEAALGALFTPAEQRSPEQAARVALDDALIAQVQAADVVVIGAPMYNFGIPVQLKSWFDAIARAGVTFRYTESGPEGLLKGKQVFVATSRGGIYPADADPQVPFVRMLLNFLGMTDHTFVYSAGQAMGPDAAAKGRAEADAAIEAALA; encoded by the coding sequence ATGAATATCCTGCACATCACCTCCAGCCTGCGCGGTGCCGAATCCGAATCGAACCGTGTCGCCGCGAGCATCGTCTCCAGGCTGACCGCCGCCAACCCGGACGCGGCCGTCGTCAGCCGCGACCTGGCGCGCAATCCGCACCCGCAACTGGACGAAGCCGCGCTGGGTGCCCTGTTCACCCCGGCTGAACAGCGTAGCCCCGAGCAGGCCGCGCGCGTGGCCCTGGACGACGCCCTGATCGCCCAGGTGCAGGCAGCGGACGTGGTCGTGATCGGCGCACCGATGTACAACTTCGGCATTCCGGTGCAACTGAAGAGCTGGTTCGATGCCATCGCCCGCGCCGGTGTCACCTTCCGCTACACCGAGTCCGGCCCGGAAGGCCTCTTGAAGGGCAAGCAAGTCTTCGTCGCGACCTCCCGCGGCGGCATCTACCCGGCTGACGCCGACCCGCAAGTGCCGTTCGTGCGCATGCTGCTGAACTTCCTGGGCATGACCGACCATACTTTCGTGTACTCGGCCGGCCAGGCGATGGGCCCGGACGCCGCGGCGAAGGGCCGGGCCGAGGCCGACGCGGCCATCGAAGCCGCCCTGGCGTAA
- a CDS encoding YXWGXW repeat-containing protein yields the protein MKRSLTLATLIAIGAAAYAPLPSMAQTDFQVYIGSAPPAPLYERPPVARRGYVWSPGYWAWNGHRHHWVQGSYIVERPGYVYAPPAWQQRGGRWFIQEGRWNPYAQARAYGGHDGYRDGYRDGYRRDVWYDRDGRPHEYRGRDRDHDGMPDRYERHGGDSDRDGIPNQYDRDRDNDGVPNKYDHDRDGDGIRNGRDGSPDNPRRR from the coding sequence ATGAAACGCAGCCTGACTCTCGCTACCCTGATCGCCATTGGCGCCGCCGCCTACGCACCGCTGCCATCGATGGCACAGACCGACTTCCAGGTGTACATCGGCTCGGCGCCGCCTGCACCGCTGTATGAACGCCCGCCCGTGGCGCGCCGTGGCTATGTCTGGTCGCCGGGGTACTGGGCATGGAACGGCCACCGTCACCACTGGGTGCAAGGCAGCTACATCGTCGAACGCCCCGGTTACGTCTACGCGCCGCCGGCATGGCAGCAGCGCGGGGGCCGCTGGTTCATCCAGGAAGGCCGCTGGAACCCGTATGCCCAGGCCCGCGCCTATGGCGGCCACGACGGCTACCGCGACGGCTACCGCGACGGCTACCGCCGCGACGTCTGGTACGACCGTGACGGCCGCCCGCACGAGTACCGGGGCCGCGACCGCGACCATGACGGCATGCCGGATCGCTACGAGCGCCATGGCGGCGATTCCGACCGCGACGGCATCCCGAACCAGTACGACCGCGATCGCGACAACGACGGCGTACCCAACAAGTACGACCACGACCGTGACGGCGACGGCATCCGCAACGGCCGCGACGGCAGCCCGGACAATCCCCGCCGCCGCTGA
- a CDS encoding pirin family protein — translation MTQAANHERVAVSRGVERIVAGQYVMDGAGVKINRVLTQTLQRRLDPFLMLDAFGSEKAGDYIAGFPEHPHRGFETVTYMLHGRMRHRDSAGNEGLVTDGGVQWMTAGRGVVHSEMPEQSEGLMEGFQLWLNLPAKDKLRAPWYRDIPNGEVPRFTLASGATVQVIAGSSHGVAGAVQREGTEPVYLDIALPPGASFEQRLPAGHHAFLYVFRGEAIVGGKGIGQTRMAILDNAAGSDGVVVKAAQNGAPTRLLLIAGRPLGEPIAQYGPFVMNTQAELHQAVEDFRAGRFGA, via the coding sequence ATGACCCAGGCAGCAAACCACGAACGCGTCGCCGTATCGCGCGGCGTCGAACGCATCGTCGCCGGCCAATACGTGATGGACGGCGCCGGCGTGAAGATCAACCGCGTCCTCACACAGACCCTGCAGCGCCGCCTCGACCCTTTCCTGATGCTCGATGCCTTCGGCAGCGAAAAGGCCGGCGACTACATCGCCGGCTTTCCCGAGCATCCGCACCGCGGCTTCGAGACCGTCACCTACATGCTGCACGGGCGCATGCGCCACCGCGACAGCGCCGGCAACGAAGGCCTGGTCACGGACGGTGGCGTGCAGTGGATGACAGCTGGCCGCGGTGTGGTCCACTCCGAAATGCCCGAGCAAAGCGAAGGCCTGATGGAAGGCTTCCAGCTGTGGCTGAACCTGCCGGCGAAAGACAAGCTGCGCGCGCCCTGGTACCGCGACATCCCGAACGGCGAGGTGCCGCGCTTCACGCTGGCATCGGGCGCGACGGTGCAGGTCATCGCCGGCAGCAGCCATGGGGTGGCGGGCGCCGTCCAGCGCGAAGGCACCGAGCCGGTCTATCTCGACATCGCACTGCCGCCCGGCGCCAGTTTCGAGCAGCGCCTGCCGGCCGGGCATCACGCTTTCCTGTATGTGTTCCGCGGCGAAGCCATCGTCGGCGGCAAGGGTATCGGCCAGACGCGCATGGCCATTCTCGACAATGCCGCCGGCAGCGACGGCGTCGTCGTCAAGGCGGCGCAGAACGGCGCGCCGACGCGCTTGTTGCTGATCGCCGGCCGGCCGCTGGGCGAGCCGATCGCCCAGTACGGCCCCTTCGTGATGAATACCCAGGCCGAGCTGCACCAGGCGGTCGAGGATTTCCGCGCCGGGCGTTTCGGCGCTTAA
- a CDS encoding serine/threonine-protein kinase translates to MPTALDRIRDLRALHADGLLSDAEFAQRRDALLDAVPAAPAGPARGTELGLMQGQHVGPAGRRYRLERLIALGGMGQVWQATDLATHAELGHSAQVALKILAPELTSASGPARLLMQEATRARRLAHEHIVRVYDWAQDPATASFFLIMECLEGEDLERLLARTGPLPLARVLALLQPLAAALDYAWAKHGLVHRDIKPANVFVTGKAEVKLLDFGIAARARAGGHRGGTPAFDAPGASGTPGYRAPEAGTPGLVPARSLDVYAVARMIGQMLTGALPAGPGHEPPPAAGLAPAAWELLRAGWADDPARRPESVSALLARLAAAAAPAPIGWAALPRREKTRWRMGRLPARSRTPAMGRTRSGTRLGTRLGTRPRTRSGTRSRTRRRTKRRTRRRTRERRSRFRRHRQSRARAWRRCPSCR, encoded by the coding sequence ATGCCGACAGCCCTCGACAGGATCCGCGACCTGCGCGCGCTGCACGCGGACGGCTTGCTGAGCGACGCGGAGTTCGCGCAGCGCCGCGACGCGCTCCTCGACGCTGTGCCGGCCGCGCCGGCAGGGCCTGCGCGCGGCACCGAGCTGGGACTGATGCAGGGCCAGCACGTGGGCCCCGCCGGCCGCCGCTACCGTCTGGAGCGCCTGATTGCGCTTGGGGGCATGGGCCAGGTATGGCAGGCCACCGACCTCGCCACCCATGCGGAGCTCGGCCATAGTGCCCAGGTGGCGCTGAAGATCCTGGCGCCCGAACTGACCAGCGCAAGCGGGCCCGCCCGGCTGCTGATGCAGGAAGCGACGCGCGCGCGCCGCCTCGCCCATGAACACATCGTGCGTGTCTATGACTGGGCCCAGGACCCGGCCACGGCCAGCTTTTTCCTCATCATGGAGTGCCTCGAAGGCGAGGACCTCGAGCGGCTGCTCGCGCGCACCGGGCCGCTGCCGCTGGCGCGCGTGCTGGCGCTGCTGCAGCCGCTTGCCGCGGCGCTCGACTATGCCTGGGCAAAGCACGGGCTGGTGCACCGCGACATCAAGCCGGCCAACGTGTTCGTCACCGGGAAGGCCGAAGTCAAGCTGCTCGACTTCGGCATCGCCGCGCGGGCCCGGGCTGGCGGGCATCGCGGCGGGACGCCCGCCTTCGATGCGCCGGGCGCATCCGGCACGCCCGGCTACCGCGCGCCGGAAGCCGGCACGCCCGGCCTGGTCCCGGCGCGCAGTCTCGACGTTTACGCGGTGGCACGCATGATCGGGCAGATGCTGACCGGGGCGCTCCCTGCGGGGCCAGGGCACGAGCCGCCTCCTGCCGCTGGCCTGGCCCCAGCCGCGTGGGAGCTGCTGCGCGCCGGCTGGGCCGATGATCCGGCACGGCGGCCCGAGAGCGTCAGCGCGTTGCTGGCGCGGTTGGCCGCGGCTGCCGCGCCGGCGCCGATCGGCTGGGCAGCGCTGCCGCGGCGCGAAAAAACGCGCTGGCGGATGGGCCGGCTGCCGGCCCGGTCCCGGACGCCGGCGATGGGCCGGACGAGATCCGGGACGAGACTCGGGACGAGACTCGGGACGAGACCCCGGACGAGATCCGGGACGAGAAGCCGGACGAGACGCCGGACGAAACGCCGGACGAGAAGGCGGACGCGGGAACGCCGCAGCCGATTCCGCCGCCACCGCCAGTCGAGAGCCCGCGCCTGGCGCCGCTGCCCATCGTGCAGATAG
- a CDS encoding GFA family protein, translating to MSTRLASCSCGQLTARVSGEPVRVSVCHCLACQKRSGSVFAAQARFPRENVAVSGQATQFERVGDAGSRATFRFCPHCGATVYWDAQGLEAFLTIPVGAFADPGFPAPNVSVYEERMHPWVVPPPHAEHHP from the coding sequence ATGTCCACCCGACTAGCATCCTGCAGCTGCGGCCAACTGACGGCGAGGGTCAGCGGCGAACCGGTACGCGTCTCGGTCTGTCACTGCCTGGCCTGCCAGAAGCGCAGCGGCAGCGTGTTCGCCGCGCAGGCGCGCTTTCCGCGCGAAAACGTGGCTGTCAGCGGCCAGGCGACGCAGTTCGAAAGGGTGGGCGACGCAGGTTCGCGCGCCACCTTCCGCTTCTGCCCGCACTGCGGCGCCACCGTGTATTGGGACGCGCAAGGCCTGGAAGCGTTTCTCACGATTCCCGTCGGCGCCTTTGCCGACCCCGGCTTTCCGGCGCCGAACGTGTCGGTGTACGAGGAGCGCATGCACCCCTGGGTGGTGCCGCCCCCGCATGCCGAACATCATCCTTAA